GATACAGTAAGAAATAAAAAATGGCGATCATCAATAAAAACGGCCATGCGGCATTAATTAACGGCATAAATTGTTGCACATTTGCACCTCCTTAATCGTATTGTATCTTATCTTATTTATTTTATCATATTCAAAGGCTCTGCGAAAATCTTACGCGCATCTTTTTCTAGCGTTGCCACTGCGCCCAAAAATCACGCTGAAAATCGCCGAACCGATCTTCCAAAATCGCTTCCCGCAAACCGCGCATGAAACGCTGCAGGAAATGGATATTGTGCACGGAAAGCAGACGGAACGCGAAAATTTCTTCCGCTTTATACAAGTGGCGAATGTACGCCCGCGTATAGTGGCGGCACGCGTAGCAGTCGCATTCTGCGTCCAACGGTGAAAAATCGCGCTCGAACTGTTTATTTTTAATATTCAGCCGACCCGTTTTCAACATCGCCATGCCGTTACGCGCAACGCGCGTCGGATAGACGCAGTCGAACATGTCGACGCCGCGCGCCACTCCTTCCACGAGGCAATCCGGCGTGCCCACGCCCATCAAGTAGCGCGCCTTATCGCGCGGCATCAGATGCGTCGTGTAGTCCAGCATTTCATACATCAGATCGTGCGGCTCGCCCACGCTTAAACCGCCGATCGCGAAACCGTCAAACGGAAGCGCCGTGATCTCCCGTGCGCTTTGCGCCCGCAGATCTCGATACATGCCGCCCTGAATAATCCCGAACATGCCTTGCGCCGGATGCTCATGCACTTCCAGACAACGTTTCGCCCAACGCGTCGTGCGTTCCGTCGACTGTTTGGCGTACTCGTAGTCTGCCGGATACGGGATGCATTCATCAAAGGCCATCGCGATATCCGCGCCGAGATCCATCTGCGCGCGCGTCGCCACTTCCGGCGACAAAAATTGCTTGGATCCGTCGATATGGGAACGGAAATACACGCCTTCCTCTTTGATCTTGCGCATCGCGCCCAAGCTGAACACCTGGAACCCGCCGCTGTCGGTGAGCATTGCGCGCGGCCACTTCATAAACTGATGCAGGCCCCCGGCCGCTTTAATCAATTCCGTACCGGGACGCAAAAATAAATGATACGTGTTGCTTAAAATAATACCCGCGCCGGTTTCCGCCACTTCCTCCGGCGACAATGTTTTGACCGTCGCCTGCGTGCCCACCGGCATGAACATCGGCGTGTCAAAACTTCCGTGCGGCGTATGGATGCGGCCGGCGCGCGCGCCGGTTTGCGCGTCTTCATGCACTAATTCATAGGTAATAACTGCCATATTCCACCTACCGTATCCACATCGCGTCGCCGAAGCTGAAGAACCGATACTTCGCCGCGACCGCTTCCCGATAAGCGGCGAGCACATGGTCTTTACCGGCGAACGCGGAAATCATCATCAAAAGCGTCGACTGCGGCAAATGGAAATTAGTCACCATCGCGTCCACAATTTTGAACTCGTATCCCGGATAAATAAAAAGTTCCGTCGCGTCGCGGCCCGCTTTCACAACGCCGCTTTGCCCCGCTGACTCCAGCGTGCGCACCGACGTCGTGCCGACCGCGACGATCCGCCGTCCGGCGCATTTCGCCTCATTGATCAGCCGCGCCGTTTCCTCACTCACGTTATATGTTTCCGAATGCATGTGATGCGCTTCGATCTCTGCCACCGAAACCGGACGAAACGTGCCCAGTCCGACATCCAGCGTGACGTAGCAGACGGTCGCGCCGCGCGCGGCGATTTCTTGCATTACTTCCGGCGTGAAATGCAATCCCGCCGTCGGCGCCGCCGCCGAACCCGGCGTTTTGCTGTACACGGTCTGGTACCGTTCCCGATCTTGCAAGCGCTCGTGAATGTACGGCGGCAACGGCATTTCGCCGATTTTGTCCAAGCGTTCATAAAAATCGCCGTCATAGGTGAACTTCAAAACGCGTCCGCCAAACTCCGTGCGATCTTCCACCGTCGCCGTCACGCCGGCATCAAAGGTAAGCGCCGTGCCCGGCAACGCTTTTTTGCCCGGCCGCACCAACACTTCCCAACGGTCTTCGCCCAGCGGATGCAACAGCAGAACTTCCACCCTGCCGCCCGTCGGCCGTTTACCGTAAAGTCGCGCCGGAATGACGCGCGTATTATTAAAGACCCACACGTCATCGGGGCGCACGTCTGCTAAAATATCCCGAAATGTTCCCTGTTTCGTAGCACCCGTTTGACGATCCAACGTGAGCAGTCGCGACGTGTCACGCGGCTCGACCGGAGTCTGGGCGATCAGTTCCTCCGGCAAATCATAATTAAATTCACTGACGTTCATATCTGACCTTCGTTTCAATACATTTTTTCAATGGTGACACCCGTATAGAAGTGTCGTAAAATATTCCGATAATGATGCGGATCACGCGGCTTTTGCTGCGCCATGATCTGCGCGCCCCATTGGGACATGCCGACGCCGTGGCCATACCCGTAACCGATGATTTTCAAGCGATCCTTCGTACTGCCTTTGACAATATCGAACATCGTGCTGCGCAAGTCGAACATCTGCTGAAAGCGGTTGCCGCTGATCGCCACCGCCTGTTTTTTACCGGCAATCTGCAAGGTGCGAACGCGTCCCGAAACGGTTCGGTCAAACGCTTTCACCGGCGCTTTTTTCAGCTTGGACAATTTAATATTCTTAATCTTGCCGACATCATGACCGTACGCCGCCAGCGCGCGCTCCAAATCAGCGAGCGAAATTTCTTTTTCCCAGCGTTGTTTGGTGAAATCGTTCAGCGGTTCACTCACCGCGCGCAAGTAGGGCACGAAATTGTCCCAGACATTTTCACTGTCTTCCGTGTAGCCGCCCGAATGCGCGCAAAATACCGCGTCAATCGGTTCGCCTTTGTACAAAATCACTTCGCCCGCCGTATCATTGACGGCCTGCGTGGATTCCGGAGCTTCCGCCGCGACGCCACCGTACACTTGCGAAACGATGGTGTCGTAAACATCAAACCCTTGCGACGCGTAATTATTTTTATGATTGAGCGCGTACGTGCGCGCCGCCACCGCTTGCGCCCGCAACGCGTTCGGCTCCCACGACGCCGACATTTCACGCGGCACGACGCCGTAGAGATATTCTTCCATGCCGACTTCGTTGATCACCGTCACGCCGTCATGTCCCGGCGTCCGAATCAATTTCAGCGCGCCGCGGTATTCGTTACCGTCCACCGCGACCAACGCGAAGCCTTCCGGTCGGATATACACCGTTTCGCCGACTTTTTTGCCGTCGAGCGTAATGGATTTCGCGCTTACGCCGATACGCAAGGTGTCGCCCTTGCTGAATGTTTTCCATTTTTGCGTGCCGTTATACACCGTGTACGCGCCGTTGATGCTCACTTTCGGCGAGTGGGCGTTGCGCATCAGACCGACCAACACGACCGGTTCATTTTCCGTGATCGGTAAGACTTGTCGGAGATCGCCCCGTTTGTCTTTCGTTTCTGCCCGAGGAGACGTTGGCGCCTCGTAACGTCCCATCTTCACTTTCGCCGACTTTTTCACCGGCACGCCTTTCACCACGCGCGTGCTTTGCGTACGCGAACGCGCGCCCGGCGAACCTTTTACGCCCGCCGCGTCCACGGTCGCCGCCGTGCCCAAAAGAAGCGCCCCCGTCAAAATAACGGCGCAGCATTGCTGCCATCGAACCATAATTCACCGCCTTGTAAATAACTGCAAGACAAGCGTCAGAACGATCGAAAGCAAAATCGATGTTCCGAGCGGAAAAAAAAATGTAGTATTGCCTTTCGTAAAGGAAATATCTCCGGGCAATTTGCCCAGCGGTAAAAAGTGACCGCCGAAATGCATATATGCGCCGACCAGAAGCAACACGGCGCCGAGGATCATCAGCATTTTACCCATGACGCGCCTCAAACAAATCGCCGTCCGACGTCTGCCGCGGCATCGCGATCCCCAGATGCGCGTACGCCGCCGCCGTCGCCACGCGACCGCGCGGTGTGCGATGCAAAAATCCGTTTTGCATCAGGTACGGTTCGTACACATCTTCGATCGTCGCCGTTTCCTCACTCACCGCGGCCGCGATGGTGTCAAGCCCGACCGGCCCGCCGCCGAACTGACGAATAATCGTCGCGAGAACCTTGCGGTCAATCGCGTCCAAACCGGCATGATCGACTTCCATCGCCGCCAGCGCCAAATCGGCAATCTCTGACGTGATGACGCCGTCCGCCTTTACCTGCGCGAAATCGCGCACGCGTTTCAGCAGGCGATTCGCGATACGCGGCGTGCCGCGCGAACGGCGGGCGATCTCCGACGCTCCTTCCGGCGCCATTTCAATCCCCAATAATTGCGCCGAGCGCGTAATGATTTTTTCAATTTCCGCGGGTTGGTAGTATTCCAAGCGATGAATGACGCCGAAACGATCGCGCAACGGCGCCGCCAACGCTCCCGCGCGCGTCGTCGCGCCCACCAGCGTGAACGGCGGCAAATCAATGCGAACCGATTTCGCGCCCGGACCTTTACCGATCAAAATATCCAACGCGAAATCTTCCAGCGCCGGATATAAAATCTCTTCCACGCTGCGGGAAAGGCGATGAATTTCATCAATAAATAGTACGTCGCCGGTTTCCAAATTCGTCAGCAACGCCGCTAAATCGCCGGGACGTTCAATCGCCGGACCGCTCGTGATCCTGAGCGGCACATCCATTTCGTTGGCGATCACGCCCGCCAGCGTCGTTTTGCCGAGCCCCGGCGGACCGTATAAAAGCACGTGATCCAAAGGTTCGCCGCGCTGCTTCGCCGCGGCGATATATACTTCCAAATTGCGCTTGAGCGTTTCCTGTCCGATATAATCGGCCAAGTGCCGCGGTCGCAACGACTGTTGCCAACCGTCGCCCGACGTTTCCTCACGCGCGATAATTCGTTCGTCTGCCATCATTATCCTCTTTCTTTACCGAGTTGCGCCAACACCGCGCGCAGCAAGCGGTCCGTTTGCGGGTACTGCGCCGCCAGCTTTTCCGCCGCGCCGCGCACTTCCTGCTCCGTATAACCGAGACCCACCAGCGCCTGCACCGTTTCCGCCACCGGTCCCGTCGCGCTTTGCGCCGTCGCGACGTCTTCCGGCCAATCCACTGACGCGCCCGACGCCGCGGGTACTTTGTCTTTCAATTCCAACACCAGACGTTCCGCCGATTTTTTACCGATGCCCGGCAACTTCATCAGCACCGCTTTATTGCGAATCCGAATCGCTTCAAAAAAAGCCTCCGGCGCGATCGCGGAAACAATGCCGATGGCGACTTTCGGTCCGACGCCCGACACCGTAATCAGCAAGGTAAATAAATCATATTCCGCTTCGCTCGCGAATCCGTACAGCGACAACGCGTCTTCACGCACCTGCAAATAGGTATACAGCGTCACCGTCTCACCGAGCCCTACCGCCTCGCGCGTGGAGGCGGGAAGGCGCAAGCGATACCCGATGCCGCCGACATCCAATAAACACCAGTCCAGCTCCAGACGCGTAATTTTTCCATGTAAATAACCGATCATTTGGGCATCCCCCAGCGTTCCGCCTGTCGTTCCTGTAATAATGTGCAAATCGCGATCGCGAGCGCGTCCGCCGCGTCATCCGGTGAAATTTTTTCACGAATGCCGAGCAAACGCATCGTCATCACAATCATTTGATGCTTGGTCGCGCGCCCGTAACCCACGATCCCCTGCTTCACCTGCAAGGGCGTGTATTCCGAAACCGGCAACCCCGCCAGTCGCGCCGCCAGCAAAATCACGCCGCGCGCTTGCGCCACCGTAATCGCCGTCGTCACATTTTTATTAAAAAACAACTCTTCCACGCCCACGCGTTCCGGCTGATATTTTTCAATCAAGTCGACAAGGCCGTGGTAGAGAGTCGTCAGACGATCGGGCATCGGCGTATGCGCCGGCGTTGTCAGCACACCGTAGTCGATGACCTGCAACCGACTGCCGTTGCGCTCCACGACGCCGAAACCGCAGATCGCCGTTCCCGGATCAATCCCTAAAACACGCATGATTTCACACCTTTATCCATATTTCTTTTATTATAGCATACCCGTTCTTTTCAAACGGTCGCGAATCGGCGCGCGCCGCCGCGTTTCACTTAAAAATAACGCGGAAAATGAAAAATGAAAAAGAGCCGTCCGCAGACGACTCTCTTTTTTATTTTCCGTGCCCTTTTTTAATTAAATACACCATGACGTCGCGCCGTCCCCACTGTATCGCCTCATCATACGACTCCATCGCGACATCAATGGTCTTGCCTCGAATCGCGCCGCCGATATCATCCGCCAACGCGTAGCCGTAGCCTTCCACATACACCAACGAGCCCAGCGGAATCAAGCTCGGATCCACCGCGACATGCCCGCGCGAAAGCAAACTGCCGCGCGCCGTGTGCGATCCCGTGCCGCCGTCTTGCGAAGAATACGCCGACGCGTGCATCGTCCATTTATGTAAATATTTTGACGGCGCGGGCGCCGGTTTCGCCGATTCGTTCCAGAAAAATTCGTCCGCGACGCCGTTCGCCGTTACGCCGTGATGCTTTTGCCAATCCTGCAACGCGCTTCGCGTCGCGCCGCCGAACGCCGCGTCGATGATCCCGACATCGTAACCGTTTTGCACTAAACGACTTTGCAAAAGTCGCACATGTTTACCCGAGTCGCCCTGCTGTAAACCGATTTTACCGGCGGAGCGAGACGATTTTTTCACCGTTTGCGCCTTGTCGCGACTGCGTTTCGCCGCGGGTTTCGCGTTTGTCGCGCGCGCCCGCATGCCTTTCACCGCGCCGCGCGAGATGGCGATATCTCGTCCGCGCGTGAGTAATGACCAGGTTTTTTCATCGATCGCGCCGATCACTTCCAAGCCGTGCTCCCGCTGAAACGTTTGCACCGCTTTGGTAAGTTGCTCTCCGTACACGCCGTCGGGCGCGCCGACCTCATACCCTTCCGCGGCGAACAATTGCTGCAAAGTGACAATATCTCCGCCCAAATTGCCGGGAGCGTACAAAATGCCGCCACCGTCGCGCGGGGCGTCCGTCTCCGCCAAGCGCGTCAATATCGTTTCATCGGCTTGACCGGTAACGGGAAGTCCCTGATCGCGTTGGTATAAGCGCAACGCTTTTTCCGTCGTCGAGCCGAACACGCCGTCGGCTTCCCGCGCGAGGTAACCTTCTTCGATCAAGGCCTCTTGCAAACTCTGCACCGCGTCTCCCGCGTCGCCTTTTTGCATCGCCCACGCCGCGGTGCTCGCGCCGCAAAGGCAAAGACAGAAAACAAGTCCTGCTATGATTCGTCTCAATTCGTCACCACCTAACTTTTACTATTTTACTATGCGCGTCAATTTTCTGTCAAAACTATGCCGGCATGATCTCTTTTTGTCCTATAGTTTCGTCTGTTGAAAATAGTAAAAAAAGGCATGACGTCAACATGCCAACGCGAACGGAGATTGACAGACGGCGCGCCATCGTGAAACGGCATGCTGTGATGTGCCGCGCCATCTTCCACGGCAATTTCGGCAACAAAAAAAGATGGCGGAAAACCGCCATCTTTTTATAATCACCAAATTAGAATTTGTAGGACAATTGTACTTTGGTGAGGTCGTCGAGGTCAGCGCCGTCTTTGGTTTCCGCGCTGAATGTGCGGAGACCTTCGAGTTTGACGTTTTCAGCAACGACTACGCCGAAACCTGCGCCCCAGGATTCGGTGTTGTTCAGGTAGCTCGAAGTACGGAGAGCACCCGTGCCGCCGAGGTAGGAACCCGGTTCCGCGTCAACATAGTCAACGAAGATGTTGAAGCTGCCCGGTTTCTTCAGGTTCAGATGACCGAAGTCAACGCGAGCGGTCCAGAATTCAGCGTCGTCACGATCTTTGTAACCGACGTTGAAGTAGTCGCCGGAGAGCGAGAAGTCTTCGTTCAGACCGAAGATCGCGCCCGCGCCCCAGATGTCATCCAAGCCGGCCGCGTCAACTTTGTCGCCGTTCGGAGCGATGTAGGTGCCGAGTACGCGGAAGTTGCTGCCGTTGTAACCCAAAGTGGCATAGGTCATTTCCGGGCTCTTCAAGTCTTTAACTTCACCCAAATTCATAGCTTTCAATGCTTGATATCTGGTCAGATCATTGACTTTTTCTTGTGCAAGAGCTACATCGTGCGTACGAACACCCAACATCATGTTGGTTTCATAAATGGCGTATTGATCACCGGATTTGACAGCTGCGTCATATTCTTTTTGCGCTGCGTCTTTTACTTCTTGAGCTGCTTTCAAGTCAGCTTTGAATCCTTTCAGCGTTTCTTCCGGATTTTTGAGGTCTTTATACTCTGCAGTTAACCGTTGGTATTCTTCAAATTGTTTAAACGTGTTCAGGTTCATTTCTTTCGCGTAGCCGTAGCCGACGGAAGCGGTTACTTCATCGGTCGCTTTGTATTGGAGACGAACGCCGTCGAAAGCGTCATCGTACCAGTAGCCGGTCGCGCCGAATGTTTCACCGTAACGGCCAGCGGTCAGGTGCAGACCATCGGTCAATTCATGGTCAATATACAAGCGGTCGAGATCCAAATCCGGATCTTCTTTGTCGCTGTCAAAACCGAAGTTGCCCGAGGTAATGCGAGCGGTTACTTTGGTCTTGTCCGCTACTTTCGCGTTAAATTGGAGGCGAGCACGCATATCGAAGTGATCCTCATCTTTTATGCCGTCGTCCGTCCAACGAACACGAGCGTCACCGGTCACTTTTACGTTGCCGACGCGGTTTTCCAAGTTGGAAACGCGTACGCCAAGGCTGTTCAGTTCGTTCGCGAATTCGTCAGCCAAACGGTTCAGTTGCGCCTGTTGTTCCGCGTTCAACTGATCCTGTTTTACCATCGCGCGAGCGACCATCTGCGCCATTTCATAGCGGGTGATGTTCTGCTGGCCTTTGAATTCTCCGTCCGGGTATCCTTCGACTACGCCTTCAGCGGCGAGTTGGGATACTGCCTGGTACGCCCAGTCGTTCGGAGTTACATCCGAGAACGGATTCGGGGCCGCGAATGCTGTCGTTGCGCCGAGGACGCAAGCAGCTGCCAATACTGTTGCCAATTTTTTGTTCATAATTGACACTCTCCTTTGCAAAATGTCGGCAAAATAATC
This Negativicoccus succinicivorans DNA region includes the following protein-coding sequences:
- a CDS encoding putative porin, translating into MNKKLATVLAAACVLGATTAFAAPNPFSDVTPNDWAYQAVSQLAAEGVVEGYPDGEFKGQQNITRYEMAQMVARAMVKQDQLNAEQQAQLNRLADEFANELNSLGVRVSNLENRVGNVKVTGDARVRWTDDGIKDEDHFDMRARLQFNAKVADKTKVTARITSGNFGFDSDKEDPDLDLDRLYIDHELTDGLHLTAGRYGETFGATGYWYDDAFDGVRLQYKATDEVTASVGYGYAKEMNLNTFKQFEEYQRLTAEYKDLKNPEETLKGFKADLKAAQEVKDAAQKEYDAAVKSGDQYAIYETNMMLGVRTHDVALAQEKVNDLTRYQALKAMNLGEVKDLKSPEMTYATLGYNGSNFRVLGTYIAPNGDKVDAAGLDDIWGAGAIFGLNEDFSLSGDYFNVGYKDRDDAEFWTARVDFGHLNLKKPGSFNIFVDYVDAEPGSYLGGTGALRTSSYLNNTESWGAGFGVVVAENVKLEGLRTFSAETKDGADLDDLTKVQLSYKF
- the tgt gene encoding tRNA guanosine(34) transglycosylase Tgt — its product is MAVITYELVHEDAQTGARAGRIHTPHGSFDTPMFMPVGTQATVKTLSPEEVAETGAGIILSNTYHLFLRPGTELIKAAGGLHQFMKWPRAMLTDSGGFQVFSLGAMRKIKEEGVYFRSHIDGSKQFLSPEVATRAQMDLGADIAMAFDECIPYPADYEYAKQSTERTTRWAKRCLEVHEHPAQGMFGIIQGGMYRDLRAQSAREITALPFDGFAIGGLSVGEPHDLMYEMLDYTTHLMPRDKARYLMGVGTPDCLVEGVARGVDMFDCVYPTRVARNGMAMLKTGRLNIKNKQFERDFSPLDAECDCYACRHYTRAYIRHLYKAEEIFAFRLLSVHNIHFLQRFMRGLREAILEDRFGDFQRDFWAQWQR
- the ruvB gene encoding Holliday junction branch migration DNA helicase RuvB, coding for MADERIIAREETSGDGWQQSLRPRHLADYIGQETLKRNLEVYIAAAKQRGEPLDHVLLYGPPGLGKTTLAGVIANEMDVPLRITSGPAIERPGDLAALLTNLETGDVLFIDEIHRLSRSVEEILYPALEDFALDILIGKGPGAKSVRIDLPPFTLVGATTRAGALAAPLRDRFGVIHRLEYYQPAEIEKIITRSAQLLGIEMAPEGASEIARRSRGTPRIANRLLKRVRDFAQVKADGVITSEIADLALAAMEVDHAGLDAIDRKVLATIIRQFGGGPVGLDTIAAAVSEETATIEDVYEPYLMQNGFLHRTPRGRVATAAAYAHLGIAMPRQTSDGDLFEARHG
- the ruvC gene encoding crossover junction endodeoxyribonuclease RuvC encodes the protein MRVLGIDPGTAICGFGVVERNGSRLQVIDYGVLTTPAHTPMPDRLTTLYHGLVDLIEKYQPERVGVEELFFNKNVTTAITVAQARGVILLAARLAGLPVSEYTPLQVKQGIVGYGRATKHQMIVMTMRLLGIREKISPDDAADALAIAICTLLQERQAERWGMPK
- the ruvA gene encoding Holliday junction branch migration protein RuvA, which produces MIGYLHGKITRLELDWCLLDVGGIGYRLRLPASTREAVGLGETVTLYTYLQVREDALSLYGFASEAEYDLFTLLITVSGVGPKVAIGIVSAIAPEAFFEAIRIRNKAVLMKLPGIGKKSAERLVLELKDKVPAASGASVDWPEDVATAQSATGPVAETVQALVGLGYTEQEVRGAAEKLAAQYPQTDRLLRAVLAQLGKERG
- a CDS encoding peptidoglycan-binding protein, whose translation is MRRIIAGLVFCLCLCGASTAAWAMQKGDAGDAVQSLQEALIEEGYLAREADGVFGSTTEKALRLYQRDQGLPVTGQADETILTRLAETDAPRDGGGILYAPGNLGGDIVTLQQLFAAEGYEVGAPDGVYGEQLTKAVQTFQREHGLEVIGAIDEKTWSLLTRGRDIAISRGAVKGMRARATNAKPAAKRSRDKAQTVKKSSRSAGKIGLQQGDSGKHVRLLQSRLVQNGYDVGIIDAAFGGATRSALQDWQKHHGVTANGVADEFFWNESAKPAPAPSKYLHKWTMHASAYSSQDGGTGSHTARGSLLSRGHVAVDPSLIPLGSLVYVEGYGYALADDIGGAIRGKTIDVAMESYDEAIQWGRRDVMVYLIKKGHGK
- a CDS encoding SpoIID/LytB domain-containing protein; protein product: MVRWQQCCAVILTGALLLGTAATVDAAGVKGSPGARSRTQSTRVVKGVPVKKSAKVKMGRYEAPTSPRAETKDKRGDLRQVLPITENEPVVLVGLMRNAHSPKVSINGAYTVYNGTQKWKTFSKGDTLRIGVSAKSITLDGKKVGETVYIRPEGFALVAVDGNEYRGALKLIRTPGHDGVTVINEVGMEEYLYGVVPREMSASWEPNALRAQAVAARTYALNHKNNYASQGFDVYDTIVSQVYGGVAAEAPESTQAVNDTAGEVILYKGEPIDAVFCAHSGGYTEDSENVWDNFVPYLRAVSEPLNDFTKQRWEKEISLADLERALAAYGHDVGKIKNIKLSKLKKAPVKAFDRTVSGRVRTLQIAGKKQAVAISGNRFQQMFDLRSTMFDIVKGSTKDRLKIIGYGYGHGVGMSQWGAQIMAQQKPRDPHHYRNILRHFYTGVTIEKMY
- the queA gene encoding tRNA preQ1(34) S-adenosylmethionine ribosyltransferase-isomerase QueA, with the translated sequence MNVSEFNYDLPEELIAQTPVEPRDTSRLLTLDRQTGATKQGTFRDILADVRPDDVWVFNNTRVIPARLYGKRPTGGRVEVLLLHPLGEDRWEVLVRPGKKALPGTALTFDAGVTATVEDRTEFGGRVLKFTYDGDFYERLDKIGEMPLPPYIHERLQDRERYQTVYSKTPGSAAAPTAGLHFTPEVMQEIAARGATVCYVTLDVGLGTFRPVSVAEIEAHHMHSETYNVSEETARLINEAKCAGRRIVAVGTTSVRTLESAGQSGVVKAGRDATELFIYPGYEFKIVDAMVTNFHLPQSTLLMMISAFAGKDHVLAAYREAVAAKYRFFSFGDAMWIR
- a CDS encoding DUF2905 domain-containing protein, which translates into the protein MGKMLMILGAVLLLVGAYMHFGGHFLPLGKLPGDISFTKGNTTFFFPLGTSILLSIVLTLVLQLFTRR